The Deltaproteobacteria bacterium genome contains a region encoding:
- a CDS encoding D-sedoheptulose 7-phosphate isomerase, with translation MEDHIVKIFKESGHLKDVFVGENLEGIVSVVEVITAALKAGNKILLFGNGGSAADAQHLAAEFVNRFIIERPPLPAIALSTDTSIITSIGNDYDFSEIFSKQIRAIGQAGDVAWGISTSGSSPNIIKAIEVAKKIGMVTIGLTGKDGGQVAKMVDYSLNVSSNSTPRIQEIHITVGHVICEMIDFKLFQRPDVK, from the coding sequence ATGGAAGATCATATTGTAAAGATATTTAAAGAGAGCGGTCACCTTAAAGATGTTTTCGTCGGTGAAAATCTTGAAGGGATCGTCAGTGTTGTAGAGGTAATCACCGCAGCCTTGAAAGCAGGAAACAAAATACTGCTTTTTGGAAACGGTGGTTCCGCAGCAGATGCCCAGCATCTCGCAGCAGAATTTGTGAACCGTTTTATCATAGAACGACCGCCACTTCCGGCAATTGCCCTGAGTACCGATACGTCCATAATTACAAGCATTGGTAACGATTATGATTTTTCTGAAATTTTCAGCAAGCAGATCAGGGCGATAGGTCAGGCGGGCGATGTGGCTTGGGGGATAAGCACCAGCGGTTCCTCCCCGAATATAATAAAAGCCATTGAAGTGGCGAAAAAGATCGGAATGGTTACGATCGGTCTGACAGGGAAAGATGGGGGTCAGGTAGCGAAGATGGTAGATTACTCCCTCAATGTTTCTTCCAACAGCACCCCCCGTATACAGGAAATCCACATTACGGTGGGGCATGTAATCTGCGAGATGATAGACTTTAAGCTATTTCAGAGACCGGATGTGAAATAG
- the grpE gene encoding nucleotide exchange factor GrpE: MGKKTKREEIRETPDIQEKREEGHKTLDESDLMAKLKEKEKESAENYDKYIRAIAELENYKKRAIREKSDSIRYGNENLIKDILPLVDGMDRALQHAGNSGDFETFRKGLKMLQDQFLGCLEKHGVQKIDCADKAFDPNIHEALFQVESDAHEDNKVVEELEKGYLLNGRLLRPAKVSVCKRAKMENCKE; this comes from the coding sequence ATGGGTAAAAAAACAAAAAGGGAAGAGATAAGAGAGACGCCGGATATTCAGGAAAAGCGCGAGGAAGGACACAAGACTCTCGATGAAAGCGATTTAATGGCGAAACTGAAGGAAAAGGAAAAAGAGTCAGCCGAAAATTACGACAAGTATATTCGCGCAATTGCGGAGCTTGAGAATTATAAAAAACGTGCAATCAGAGAGAAGTCTGATTCAATAAGATACGGGAATGAAAATCTGATTAAGGATATTTTACCGCTCGTAGACGGTATGGACAGAGCGTTACAGCATGCCGGTAACTCTGGTGATTTCGAGACATTTAGAAAAGGATTGAAGATGCTCCAGGATCAGTTCCTGGGTTGTCTGGAAAAACACGGCGTCCAGAAAATTGACTGCGCTGATAAAGCTTTTGATCCGAATATCCATGAAGCTCTCTTTCAGGTTGAGAGTGACGCCCATGAGGACAATAAGGTCGTCGAGGAACTGGAAAAAGGATATCTTCTGAATGGGAGATTATTGAGGCCGGCCAAGGTTTCTGTTTGTAAACGAGCAAAGATGGAAAATTGCAAAGAATGA
- the nrdD gene encoding anaerobic ribonucleoside-triphosphate reductase, which yields MANEETTDITLFVKTSGEDITRWNRQRIVDALIRETNIDIDTAEIISREVEKQIIASGISLLTTPLIRELVDAKLIERGLEQARKMHALLGFPLYDVRQLILHQNKENANVPHGPEGTNLILAEGIKKEFSLYEVFSQDVGDAHIMGDIHLHSLGYIDRPYSSCQSLEYIKKFGLNLPHSLTVAKPAKHAEVLLAHMVRFGAILQGHFAGVIGWDAVNFSFAPYLSEMSDKEVRQFAQMLIYEFSQLTSARGGQSMFTDIHLYWDVPEHLRNVPIIGPGGELTGSNYEDFITDARRFAWALFEVFKKGDGTGKPFIYPRPLVHITEAFFQTPGYEDFLHHICDVAGEKGNTCFLFDRQRMIKAYECGVSIHEKKENLFEEAKTSWKMRCSAIQNVTLNLPRLGYRAEGEEDALFLLISERMELMAKAHIQKRDFIEKLLSYGDEGPLAVLAMSRDGLPFLRMEHACYLMGIVGLNELVQIHRGSQLHESEEALAFGLKVIAHMRDETRKLSQKYGLHFILEQTPAETTSHRFARLDLKYFSPKAGHFVRGTLARGEVYYTNSTHLNVSAATCPMERVEQEGRFHRFIRGGAVTHVWLGDTRPSKEELAKFIMKVFKDTENDQVVFSPEFTTCKLCEATFRNLREKCDFCGSEEVEGIARITQYFSRISGWNRGKLAELRDRKRYESVI from the coding sequence ATGGCGAATGAGGAAACAACAGACATTACACTGTTTGTGAAGACTTCCGGCGAGGATATCACCAGATGGAACCGGCAGAGGATTGTTGATGCCCTGATCCGTGAGACAAATATTGATATCGATACGGCGGAAATAATCAGCAGAGAGGTCGAAAAGCAGATCATTGCATCCGGGATCAGCCTGCTGACGACACCCCTGATCAGGGAACTGGTGGATGCTAAGCTCATCGAGAGGGGCCTCGAACAGGCAAGAAAGATGCACGCGCTGCTGGGATTTCCCCTTTATGATGTACGGCAGTTAATCCTCCATCAGAACAAGGAGAACGCCAATGTGCCTCATGGTCCGGAAGGTACAAATCTGATCCTCGCTGAAGGGATAAAAAAGGAATTCTCACTCTATGAAGTATTTTCTCAGGATGTGGGAGATGCGCATATCATGGGGGACATCCATCTTCACTCTCTGGGATATATCGACAGGCCTTACAGTTCCTGCCAGTCCCTTGAATATATTAAGAAGTTCGGTTTGAATCTTCCTCATTCGCTGACGGTTGCGAAACCAGCCAAGCATGCGGAGGTACTCCTGGCCCATATGGTGCGGTTCGGCGCCATCCTGCAGGGGCATTTTGCCGGTGTTATCGGCTGGGATGCCGTTAATTTCTCCTTCGCACCCTATCTGTCAGAGATGAGTGATAAAGAAGTAAGGCAATTCGCCCAGATGCTCATTTATGAATTTTCCCAGTTGACCTCTGCCAGAGGCGGGCAATCCATGTTCACTGATATCCATCTCTACTGGGATGTTCCGGAACATCTTCGGAACGTACCAATTATCGGTCCGGGAGGTGAATTGACCGGCAGTAACTACGAAGATTTTATAACCGATGCCCGGAGGTTTGCATGGGCCCTTTTCGAGGTCTTTAAGAAGGGGGATGGTACGGGGAAGCCGTTTATTTACCCGAGACCACTTGTTCACATTACGGAAGCGTTTTTTCAGACACCGGGGTATGAAGACTTTCTCCATCATATCTGCGATGTAGCCGGTGAAAAGGGAAATACCTGTTTCCTCTTCGATCGTCAGCGGATGATCAAGGCTTACGAGTGCGGTGTTTCAATCCATGAGAAGAAGGAAAATCTCTTTGAGGAAGCGAAAACTTCCTGGAAGATGAGGTGTTCGGCAATACAGAATGTGACACTGAACCTCCCGAGGCTTGGGTACAGGGCTGAAGGAGAGGAGGATGCATTGTTTCTACTGATTTCGGAACGTATGGAACTGATGGCAAAAGCCCACATCCAGAAGAGGGATTTTATTGAGAAGCTCCTTTCCTATGGCGATGAAGGACCCCTTGCTGTGCTTGCCATGAGCAGAGACGGCTTACCGTTTCTGAGGATGGAACATGCGTGCTACCTTATGGGGATTGTGGGACTTAACGAGCTTGTCCAGATACATAGAGGCAGTCAGTTGCACGAGTCGGAGGAAGCACTTGCGTTTGGTTTGAAAGTAATTGCTCATATGAGGGATGAGACCAGGAAACTCAGTCAAAAATATGGCTTACATTTTATTCTGGAACAGACACCTGCGGAAACTACCTCTCACCGCTTTGCACGGCTTGATCTTAAATATTTTTCTCCGAAGGCGGGTCATTTTGTCAGAGGTACTCTTGCACGGGGAGAGGTGTATTATACGAATTCAACCCATCTCAATGTATCTGCCGCAACCTGTCCCATGGAACGTGTCGAGCAGGAAGGTCGATTTCATCGCTTCATAAGGGGAGGGGCCGTTACCCATGTTTGGCTCGGAGATACCCGGCCTTCCAAGGAGGAACTTGCCAAATTCATCATGAAGGTATTTAAGGATACTGAGAATGATCAGGTTGTCTTTTCTCCCGAGTTTACAACCTGCAAACTTTGTGAGGCGACATTCAGGAATCTCAGAGAAAAATGTGACTTCTGCGGATCTGAAGAGGTGGAGGGTATAGCGAGGATTACCCAGTATTTCAGCCGGATATCCGGCTGGAATAGAGGCAAACTGGCAGAACTGAGAGACAGGAAAAGATACGAGAGTGTTATTTGA